A part of Myxococcus landrumus genomic DNA contains:
- a CDS encoding condensation domain-containing protein, translating into MKSSPPSASSTASTRPLSSLAEDIPGDKRLVAYFTSSEGQSVDSSALRSFLLQRLPEYMVPAALVSLPSFPLSPNGKLDRKALPPPDFAAAASSDADFVEPSSPAQVRLASIFSDVLGLQRVSVHSDFFELGGHSLLATQVVSRIRAAFNVELPLGELFSSPTVALLSERLESLASSRVPALVPVDRTQALPLSFAQQRLWFLDQLQPGNSTYNIPWVLKLSGSLNSDALLQSLRALTQRHEVLRTHFALVDDQPVQLIQDSVLLDMPLVDLSSLSEKDRDAEAQRLIREEAVHSFDLSRGPLVHATLVRLGHDEHLLLATVHHIVSDGWSISVIVRELAAFYRQFVGGEQALLPALPIQYADFSVWQRQWLSGDVLTSEIDWWRQHLEGASPSLELLTDSPRPAVQTYRGAVLPVSLPRELSPCREGPRASARGPLPSWSLLASFQLLLSRLLGPGRCLGRLAHRQPQPLRDRRPHRLLRQHPRLPLPLPGRPFIP; encoded by the coding sequence GTGAAGTCGAGTCCGCCCTCCGCCTCTTCCACGGCATCCACGAGGCCGCTGTCCTCGCTCGCGGAGGACATCCCCGGCGACAAGCGTCTCGTCGCCTACTTCACCTCCTCCGAAGGCCAGAGCGTCGACTCCTCCGCTTTGCGCTCCTTCCTCCTCCAGCGCCTGCCCGAGTACATGGTGCCGGCTGCTCTCGTCTCTCTTCCTTCCTTCCCCCTCTCCCCCAACGGCAAGCTCGACAGGAAGGCTCTCCCTCCTCCCGACTTCGCTGCTGCCGCCTCCTCTGACGCCGACTTCGTCGAGCCTTCTTCTCCCGCTCAGGTCCGGCTCGCTTCCATCTTCTCCGACGTCCTCGGCCTCCAGCGCGTCAGCGTCCACTCCGACTTCTTCGAGCTTGGCGGTCACTCCCTTCTCGCCACTCAAGTCGTCTCTCGCATCCGCGCTGCCTTCAACGTCGAGCTCCCTCTCGGTGAGCTCTTCTCCTCTCCCACCGTCGCTCTTCTCTCCGAGCGTCTCGAGAGCCTTGCCTCTTCTCGCGTCCCAGCCCTTGTCCCCGTCGACAGGACTCAAGCGCTCCCGCTCTCCTTCGCTCAGCAGCGCCTCTGGTTCCTCGACCAGCTCCAGCCTGGCAACTCCACCTACAACATCCCCTGGGTCCTCAAGCTCTCCGGCTCTCTCAACTCCGACGCGCTCCTCCAGTCACTCCGCGCCCTGACTCAGCGCCACGAAGTCCTCCGCACCCACTTCGCTCTCGTTGATGACCAGCCCGTCCAGCTCATCCAGGACTCCGTCCTCCTGGACATGCCTCTCGTCGACCTCTCCTCTCTCTCCGAGAAGGACCGCGACGCTGAGGCGCAGCGGCTCATTCGCGAAGAAGCCGTGCACTCGTTTGATTTGTCTCGTGGCCCTCTCGTCCACGCGACACTCGTGCGCCTCGGCCACGACGAGCATCTCCTGCTCGCCACCGTGCATCACATCGTCTCTGACGGTTGGTCCATTTCCGTCATCGTTCGCGAGCTCGCCGCGTTCTATCGGCAGTTCGTGGGTGGCGAGCAGGCTCTGCTCCCCGCGCTCCCCATCCAGTACGCCGACTTCTCCGTCTGGCAGCGTCAGTGGCTCTCCGGCGACGTCCTCACTTCTGAAATCGACTGGTGGCGTCAGCACCTCGAAGGGGCGTCTCCTTCTCTCGAGCTGCTCACCGACAGTCCTCGTCCCGCCGTCCAGACCTATCGCGGCGCGGTCCTGCCCGTCTCATTGCCTCGTGAGCTGTCCCCATGCCGTGAAGGCCCTCGCGCAAGCGCGAGGGGGCCACTCCCTTCATGGTCCCTCCTCGCGTCCTTCCAGCTACTTCTCTCCCGCCTACTCGGGCCAGGACGATGTCTCGGTCGGCTCGCCCATCGCCAACCGCAACCGCTCCGAGACCGAAGGCCTCATCGGCTTCTTCGTCAACACCCTCGTCTTCCGCTCCCGCTTCCAGGGCGTCCGTTCATTCCGTGA
- a CDS encoding AMP-binding protein, giving the protein MKPSPIPRWTPAPNQLAHYLRSLGVLPGSRVALRLDRSPDLIVALLAILKAGAAYVPLDKAWPSERLSFVLRESFRWRPRLTLRRR; this is encoded by the coding sequence TTGAAACCCTCACCTATTCCGCGCTGGACTCCCGCTCCAAACCAGCTCGCCCACTACCTCCGCTCTCTCGGCGTCCTTCCCGGCTCCCGCGTCGCTCTCCGCCTCGACCGCTCGCCCGACCTCATCGTCGCGCTGCTCGCCATCCTCAAGGCTGGCGCCGCCTACGTCCCCCTCGACAAGGCCTGGCCCTCCGAGCGCCTCTCCTTCGTCCTCCGCGAGTCCTTCCGCTGGCGTCCTCGTCTCACACTCCGACGTCGCTGA
- a CDS encoding condensation domain-containing protein, whose product MANRNRSETEGLIGFFVNTLVFRSRFQGVRSFRELLAQVRLNTLAAYEHQGRPLREARRGAPASARPLPLSLLSRSPSRSRTRRKESSRSQGSP is encoded by the coding sequence ATCGCCAACCGCAACCGCTCCGAGACCGAAGGCCTCATCGGCTTCTTCGTCAACACCCTCGTCTTCCGCTCCCGCTTCCAGGGCGTCCGTTCATTCCGTGAGCTGCTCGCTCAGGTGCGCCTCAACACGCTCGCCGCCTATGAGCACCAGGGACGTCCCCTTCGAGAAGCTCGTCGAGGAGCTCCAGCCTCAGCGCGACCTCTCCCGCTCTCCCTTCTTTCCAGGTCACCCTCACGCTCCAGAACGCGCCGGAAGGAGAGCTCTCGCTCCCAGGGCTCACCCTGA